The Triticum aestivum cultivar Chinese Spring chromosome 4B, IWGSC CS RefSeq v2.1, whole genome shotgun sequence sequence GCACCGTTGGCGACGACAGGCTTTTTCTCGGTGGCCACAGGCTTCTTCTCGGCCGCTGCTGTTTGGGCCACCTTCGCCGCGTAGGTCACAGCTGGAGGAGCAGCGGCAGCGGCTTTCTCTGCCGGAACCTTCGCATCCCCGTTGACACCATTTGCTACAGGTGACTTTGGCTTCCCATTGACAGCATCCTGCTGTTTCTCCCCATTGACACCGTTCGGTAGAGACACCTTTGGCTTCCCGTTGGCGAGTTCTTGCTGTTTCTCTCCGGCAACAGGATTCGGAGCCCTACTGTCCCACACCTACGTACATGATTAGACAATCAATTCAGAGTTGCTACAACAAGAACAGAACAGTAGATGGCAGTAATGAGAAATGACGATTCACTAGAGTCATATGTACCTGCTTTTGGATCTGCTGTTGTTTTATTCTCTTCTCCTGCATCAACTTCTGGCGGTTCTCATAGAAGGCGAAGTCTTCCAGGATAGAGGTCTTGCTGACATGCTCTTTGAATATCTTGAGCATCTGAATACCTTGCTCAAGGTTGATCTGAATTGTCGACAAAAAGGAGTAAACAGAACAATAAGGTACAGCTATCTAGGACGTCAGAGAACCAAAAAATAATTAAACATTCATCGACACTTACATCCTGTGTGTCACGGCTGTTTGTGACCGGCTTGCCCTCATTGTTCTCTAGGACGATGTGCTTGAGAATGTTGTTGGGAACATCCTTGACAATGTGCCACTTGACAGAGAATGAACCATTCCACTTGTCTTGTTGCCAGAACTCTAGAGTTTTTTCAAAATCAACAGGACCAGTCATTTCAGCAACACCAACAAACTGTCCACTTGTATTCACCTGAAAGTTTGTAAGGAAGGAGATTCAATTAGCCCAAGGAAATCAAATTGAACATTCCTAAAGCAGTAGCAAGTGTGGAGAACGTCCTTACCGAGAAAAACAAGAATATAGGGCAGCTAGAGCCCTTTGCCTGAGCTTCTTGATAAGCAGCATCAAGCTTCTTATTTCCATTGGTGGTACTTGCCCACACATTGTATTTTATACTCTTATGGATATCATCCTCGCTGTATGATTTGATGACAAAAAACTTTGCATCATCATACTGGACAGGGAAATCCTCTAGGTTGAACTGTGCCTTATCAGGTATGTCACTAGCATCCTTGTTTTCACTTGAAGGGAGGGTCTGCCCTTtcacagcaatagtaacagtatgGCCAAATGCTTTCTGGTTCTTGAAACGACCAGACCTAGGACCTCTGTTGAGCTCAATTGTTCCATCCTGACTCTCATTGCCAAAACCATAATATCCGTTGCCACGGCCTCTGGGCCTGTTGTATCTGGTATCCATAGAAACACCCCACCGACCATATAACCTGGAATCATAGCCGCTGCTTCCGTAGCCACTGCTTCCATAGCCGCTGCTTCCGTAGCCATTGCTTCCGTAGCCGCTGCTTCCGTAGCCAGTGCTTCCATAGCCAGTGTTTCCATACATAAGACCAGTTTTGACCGAATTTCCATACTGGTTGTAAGACTGGGTGCTCGAGTACATCCTGTTTGGGTATGTAGGAGTAGCTGACCCTGTTGTAGTCGTTGGTCTCCTGTTGCCCTGCATACATAACAATATACAGAGAACATATACTTCAGTAT is a genomic window containing:
- the LOC123093206 gene encoding YTH domain-containing protein ECT4 isoform X4, with the protein product MAVVAPTPAPPAAPAPAAAAAAPAPALAPAPAADQATDLLQKMSLESQPKAAADGTELAGATKGPVASQPLSVSIPQDRSITPVVQDFTDPNMFYLPAYYYGGYDGTMSEWDEYTRYVNQDGVEVTPAVYGDIYGYGYAPYGAYSPASSPVPTVDGQMFAAQHYQYPAYYQPPTPIPSTTQGDQQPSANADNKPAAKADAAKTTTNGVPNVSAQSNSATAPLGSSYQNSSLTPDGTYRAPLLGGVPSTGYVDSTYGYDTTGAHYAWYDGSAYTNAQQRPTTANYTPSSAYNSNGSSARYQTKSPTPQQTGNRRPTTTTGSATPTYPNRMYSSTQSYNQYGNSVKTGLMYGNTGYGSTGYGSSGYGSNGYGSSGYGSSGYGSSGYDSRLYGRWGVSMDTRYNRPRGRGNGYYGFGNESQDGTIELNRGPRSGRFKNQKAFGHTVTIAVKGQTLPSSENKDASDIPDKAQFNLEDFPVQYDDAKFFVIKSYSEDDIHKSIKYNVWASTTNGNKKLDAAYQEAQAKGSSCPIFLFFSVNTSGQFVGVAEMTGPVDFEKTLEFWQQDKWNGSFSVKWHIVKDVPNNILKHIVLENNEGKPVTNSRDTQDINLEQGIQMLKIFKEHVSKTSILEDFAFYENRQKLMQEKRIKQQQIQKQVWDSRAPNPVAGEKQQELANGKPKVSLPNGVNGEKQQDAVNGKPKSPVANGVNGDAKVPAEKAAAAAPPAVTYAAKVAQTAAAEKKPVATEKKPVVANGAVKTGVAA
- the LOC123093206 gene encoding YTH domain-containing protein ECT4 isoform X1 produces the protein MAVVAPTPAPPAAPAPAAAAAAPAPALAPAPAADQATDLLQKMSLESQPKAAADGTELAGATKQGPVASQPLSVSIPQDRSITPVVQDFTDPNMFYLPAYYYGELGLPGYDGTMSEWDEYTRYVNQDGVEVTPAVYGDIYGYGYAPYGAYSPASSPVPTVDGQMFAAQHYQYPAYYQPPTPIPSTTQGDQQPSANADNKPAAKADAAKTTTNGVPNVSAQSNSATAPLGSSYQNSSLTPDGTYRAPLLGGVPSTGYVDSTYGYDTTGAHYAWYDGSAYTNAQQRPTTANYTPSSAYNSNGSSARYQTKSPTPQQTGNRRPTTTTGSATPTYPNRMYSSTQSYNQYGNSVKTGLMYGNTGYGSTGYGSSGYGSNGYGSSGYGSSGYGSSGYDSRLYGRWGVSMDTRYNRPRGRGNGYYGFGNESQDGTIELNRGPRSGRFKNQKAFGHTVTIAVKGQTLPSSENKDASDIPDKAQFNLEDFPVQYDDAKFFVIKSYSEDDIHKSIKYNVWASTTNGNKKLDAAYQEAQAKGSSCPIFLFFSVNTSGQFVGVAEMTGPVDFEKTLEFWQQDKWNGSFSVKWHIVKDVPNNILKHIVLENNEGKPVTNSRDTQDINLEQGIQMLKIFKEHVSKTSILEDFAFYENRQKLMQEKRIKQQQIQKQVWDSRAPNPVAGEKQQELANGKPKVSLPNGVNGEKQQDAVNGKPKSPVANGVNGDAKVPAEKAAAAAPPAVTYAAKVAQTAAAEKKPVATEKKPVVANGAVKTGVAA
- the LOC123093206 gene encoding YTH domain-containing protein ECT4 isoform X3, producing MAVVAPTPAPPAAPAPAAAAAAPAPALAPAPAADQATDLLQKMSLESQPKAAADGTELAGATKQGPVASQPLSVSIPQDRSITPVVQDFTDPNMFYLPAYYYGGYDGTMSEWDEYTRYVNQDGVEVTPAVYGDIYGYGYAPYGAYSPASSPVPTVDGQMFAAQHYQYPAYYQPPTPIPSTTQGDQQPSANADNKPAAKADAAKTTTNGVPNVSAQSNSATAPLGSSYQNSSLTPDGTYRAPLLGGVPSTGYVDSTYGYDTTGAHYAWYDGSAYTNAQQRPTTANYTPSSAYNSNGSSARYQTKSPTPQQTGNRRPTTTTGSATPTYPNRMYSSTQSYNQYGNSVKTGLMYGNTGYGSTGYGSSGYGSNGYGSSGYGSSGYGSSGYDSRLYGRWGVSMDTRYNRPRGRGNGYYGFGNESQDGTIELNRGPRSGRFKNQKAFGHTVTIAVKGQTLPSSENKDASDIPDKAQFNLEDFPVQYDDAKFFVIKSYSEDDIHKSIKYNVWASTTNGNKKLDAAYQEAQAKGSSCPIFLFFSVNTSGQFVGVAEMTGPVDFEKTLEFWQQDKWNGSFSVKWHIVKDVPNNILKHIVLENNEGKPVTNSRDTQDINLEQGIQMLKIFKEHVSKTSILEDFAFYENRQKLMQEKRIKQQQIQKQVWDSRAPNPVAGEKQQELANGKPKVSLPNGVNGEKQQDAVNGKPKSPVANGVNGDAKVPAEKAAAAAPPAVTYAAKVAQTAAAEKKPVATEKKPVVANGAVKTGVAA
- the LOC123093206 gene encoding YTH domain-containing protein ECT4 isoform X2, producing the protein MAVVAPTPAPPAAPAPAAAAAAPAPALAPAPAADQATDLLQKMSLESQPKAAADGTELAGATKGPVASQPLSVSIPQDRSITPVVQDFTDPNMFYLPAYYYGELGLPGYDGTMSEWDEYTRYVNQDGVEVTPAVYGDIYGYGYAPYGAYSPASSPVPTVDGQMFAAQHYQYPAYYQPPTPIPSTTQGDQQPSANADNKPAAKADAAKTTTNGVPNVSAQSNSATAPLGSSYQNSSLTPDGTYRAPLLGGVPSTGYVDSTYGYDTTGAHYAWYDGSAYTNAQQRPTTANYTPSSAYNSNGSSARYQTKSPTPQQTGNRRPTTTTGSATPTYPNRMYSSTQSYNQYGNSVKTGLMYGNTGYGSTGYGSSGYGSNGYGSSGYGSSGYGSSGYDSRLYGRWGVSMDTRYNRPRGRGNGYYGFGNESQDGTIELNRGPRSGRFKNQKAFGHTVTIAVKGQTLPSSENKDASDIPDKAQFNLEDFPVQYDDAKFFVIKSYSEDDIHKSIKYNVWASTTNGNKKLDAAYQEAQAKGSSCPIFLFFSVNTSGQFVGVAEMTGPVDFEKTLEFWQQDKWNGSFSVKWHIVKDVPNNILKHIVLENNEGKPVTNSRDTQDINLEQGIQMLKIFKEHVSKTSILEDFAFYENRQKLMQEKRIKQQQIQKQVWDSRAPNPVAGEKQQELANGKPKVSLPNGVNGEKQQDAVNGKPKSPVANGVNGDAKVPAEKAAAAAPPAVTYAAKVAQTAAAEKKPVATEKKPVVANGAVKTGVAA